The Phragmites australis chromosome 13, lpPhrAust1.1, whole genome shotgun sequence DNA window GCTGCACTGCCGCCATAACATGTTATAGTGATCTACTGTGATAATATCAGTGTGGTCTATCTCTCCACCAACTAGATTAGCATCAGCGCACCAAACATATTAAGATTTACATGCATTTTGTTCAGGATCGTATGGTTGCCGGTGCTGTTCGGGTTCTTCATGTGCCTACCTCATCTCAGTATGCAGATGTGTTCACCAAAGACCTCCCATCCTTACTATTCATGAAGTTCAAGTACGCTCCGCTCCTGTGGGGGGCATGTTAGCTTATATGTGTTGCAGGCACAGGAGCCTCTCCTTCGCAAGCACGGCGCGCTACAGGAGCGTAGCCTCCTGGTGTGCGCGGGCCTGCGGCCATCCGCAATCACAGGACGCCGGATCGATCTCTACGACAACCTAGGCTAGTTTCTTTGTTTATATGCATGCATATCTCTTTCCTAGTTTGTTGCCTCTCTCGTACTCTATATATACCGAACCATTGTCAATGCAAATCATTACGTGTATATCCAAATTTTCCACGCTCTCAGTTCTGACTCGTTGGCTCGTCGGTTGGTTTCATGCAGTTGGTGATCGACGAGATCGGGCCAAGCGCGGCCACGGCGCTCCAGGCCGTGAAGTTGCTCGCCTTGTACCTCTCCGGCGACGCCGGGAACAAGGTCGGTCCATCTCGTCTGCACCTTTTTTGTATCCCCCGTTTACCATTTGCTTGCACGTATTTTGGCTCCTGAAAATGCAGGATCCGTGCATCAGCCATTCCCCCGTTGACTTTACACGTGCGTTTTCGTGATCGCTGGCAAGGAATCGGCGGTGGCGAGGGTTCATGAGCTCTTGGGAGATGCGGCAGTTGGGAGCAACCCGATTCTCCGGTTGATTGCAGGCACTATCTTCATGCATGGACGAGATTATGCCGAGGCTCTGAAGCACAACAACTCTGGTGGGAGCATGGAATTGTACACATCCATTCTTCCACTCAACTTTTGTAACTTAATCTGTCATCTGCGCGATCATATTTTTCCCGACACCATATCTGAAATAGTGTAACTGCAGAGTTTTCATCTTCTCAGAGGTGCTTTAAAACGCATAAAACATTAAGGACTCGTCCTTCAGTTTGATGGTGCAGGCTTGCGTTGAATGTTCAGATATACCTTCAAATGCATAGGGCGGACCATGCAGAGAAGCAACTCAGGGTCATGCAGCAGCTGGATGAAGACCACACACTGACGCAGCTCGCGAATGCATGGGTCGACCTTGTCATGGTAAGCGCACACATTTTCCTGTGGTTTGGAGAGTTCTCTATGGGAAGAAATGTCATGAGAGAAAATTACTGTTGTTTGTCATCAGTTTCAGAGTTTCAGTAGCAGCTTTACTTTCTGAAGAAACTTCTGGGTTCTGCAAATATTGTTGGCACAATACAACATAACTTGCCATATTTTTCAGGTGGCTCCAAGATCCAAGAAGCACGCCTCATTTTCCAAGACTTGTCAGAGAAGTACCCAACTACTTGCGTGATTCTTAACGGGAAAGCCATGTGTTCGATGGACACGAGGAACTGAGGAATCGAAGGTAGTGCTTCTGGAATCACTAAACAAGGTAAGCTCTAGCGATCTTAGCTTGCCCAAACGGCCATTTCCTTCGTCAATATTCAACACTAGCAGCACACGCCAATGTGCTTCTGAAACAAAATCCTTAGGTCTGATGAGTTTGACAAGTACTTAACGAAACTGCCCAAACTGTTCGCTGTTCAGGACGCCAAGGATGCTGAAACTCTTGCTAACCTCACGCTGTGCAGTCTGAACTTGGGAAAACCTGCTACGCGCAACCTCAAGTGATGCCTACAATGATGGGAAATCTTCATTTGGATGTAGTGTCTTGTTTTCTTTCTGCCTGACGAGTCAACGTATTACAGACTGGTGAGTGTTATCTTTGTTACTGTCCGAGATGGTTTAATCTGAATTAATGCAAGTATGTTGTTTTGCAGCCAGTTGAAGCTAGCACACCCTGACCGTACGCTGGTGAAGTGAATGTCCTCTGCCGAAGAGAGCTTTGACAGAGCCTGCCAAGCGGGGGCATGAATTTTTGCTGTTGTATCTGTTCTTCTGTTTTTTGAAAAATACATGTTTGTTGTATCGGTCAGGGGTACTGCTCACTAGTTGGAGGTATTGCTCACTAGGCACATACTGTTTATAGTCGCTTGTACTGTTCATGGTCATAAATTCTATGTATGGGTTATATGTACTGTTTATTAGTCGCTCATTAAGCCAATCATCTGTGTAATTGTCACTATAAATACTAAATCTTATCATTAACGCATGCTTACACCCTGCTTTTTGGTACAACTTGCTTACCAATATAATTGCATGATATAACCGGTATAGACAATATGTTTCCTCTTCTCTTACCTTTCTCAGGACAATGATCAAAACACCAGCCTCATGTTCCTTAGGGCGGTGACAAGCAAAACATCGGTCATGAATATTTCTTAGGACAATGTTGATTAATATATCAGCCATTTATATATGTTTCATTCACTCCTCAACCATTATAATTTTCCAAAGGTAATGTTAAAACCAAATTAATATCAATATATTCGGTTGGCAAAGCGTCATTATCATGCACTAAAGAATCACCATAGTCAAGCAATTCTTCATCTCCCTTGTCACTTGCATAGGTGCTAGCATTGTTGTTGGTGAAGGATTGTTGTAGGAGCTATTATACCATCTTACTTTGGTTTCTACATTTGCTTTGCAGGTTGCATTGGTTTAACCTCATTGAAAATGTTATCCTGCAATTTTTTAGCTTGTTGCTATACCAATTACTGTTTGTGCAGCTGCTGCAATATTCTCTTTTGTGTATGAGATAAACTTGAGGATACCACCTCAACTGTAGGTATTTAGAAAGCGGATTGCTACTGATTGCTTCATGATTATTGGCCTTTGAAGCAACTTGGACAACAATAGTTACTTGTTCTCCCCCAAAGGCTTAGGTCTTTGTTCACCAACAAtcacattttttatttgatttggcTTGAGTTGATCGAATTACAACGCTCTTGTCTTGAGATCAATCACATTAACTGGAAATGGTTGCTTGTCTATTTGTATCTCCGCAAATTTTAATCATTCTTGATTATGTCCGATTGAATCTGTCGATGAAAAATTTTACAATCattagtagcatgagaataaAAATTATGCTATTTGCAATAAGCTTGCCTCTTTGACTCATATACTACTGAAATTATATTACCATGAGGCAacttaatctttttttcttGTAGCAATGAATAAAAACTTCTATCACATTTGCTAcatcaaaaataaatttaaattcttcttgctgatttttagaAGGCACCGACTTAAGAGGAGAACAAATGAATGATTTTAACTTAGAAGACCAAGCTTATTTAGCCACACATATATCTATACCATCAATTCAACCGAACTTTCAAACTCATATTCAAGCATGCGAACATTAGGACAATCGATTCTTACTTTGTCATTTCACATCTAAAAATTCCTAGGCTCCTTAGCACCACTTTTTTTAGTTAGAGCCTTTTGTAACATCTAGCTAATATCTAGAAAATCATGATTCTCTAGCTTTTTTAAAAGTAGAAGAGTAAACTAGAATAAGCTAGATTAGACAAATCTCTATTAGATATTGTTACATTAAAACATCAATTCTTTGTATCTCTAAACCTCCGAATATAATCGGCAACAAACTCATCGTGTTTTTGTTTAACTAATGTTAGATGCGATAACCTAAGCTCAGTGTCctcattataaaaatatttatgaaattTCTGCTCTAATTGGGGACACATATAAATAGAATTAGGTGCCAGAGAAGTAAACCAGGTGAATGTAGTGTCAGACAATGATAAAAGAAATAATCTCAATTTTAATGCATCGCTAGCACAAGCTTTACCACACTGCAAGATAAATTGAGCAACATATTCTAAAATGATTCTACCATAATCTCCGATGAACTTAATGAATTCAGGCACCCTATCATCAAATATTGTTCACCGGTCGAAGGAATTGTTCATAGTCGGCGATATTGTTCACTAGTTGCAGATACTGCTCATAGTCGTAGACACTATTCATTAGTCGCATGTACTATTTATTGATCGTCCATTAAACCAATCATCCATACAATAGTCATTATAAATATCAAATCTTGCTATCTAATATATTAGTGTTGATCTTATTGTGATGAATGAGCCATAGAAAGAAGTGACAGCGTGAGTGAGATAGAGTTCTAAATCCTCATCTAACCCATCGGGTCTCCATCCGTCTCGCCCCAGTTGAGGTAAGATAGGGCGGGGTACTCATCAGGATGGGGCACCGGTCGAGACGGGGTGGGTTAAGTTTTGCCCTGCCCCGTCCTGAGTATATGTTACATACACATTTAATGAGTTTATTAAGaagtttattattatttttaataaaacttTTACTAAACTTATATAACTATTGTTATATTAGGTTagtttttatgaattttaaatGTAGTTTTTATTGATTTGTATGTTATGATAACTATTATcttataattaaatttgatttagagtttttaataattttaatcAAAACAGAATAGGACATAGCAAGAAAAAATTTCATCTAATCTCAAATCTGAGACAAACCAGGCAGTGCACGTGCAGGTGGGGACGAGTGGAGGCAAAATGTAGCTCCGTCCCGCTTCATCCAGATCTAGAGACGGAGGATAGAGCAGGCAAAGGCGTCGTCATCAAGAGGCGCGAAGGAAGCAGAGTAAGCAGCCGCGGTGAAGAAAGGCAGGTCTGCACCCTGCCGAAGGAGGCGCTCATCGTGGCGAGAAGCTCGATGGCAGACATATTGGTTAGCACGGAGAGAGCGCCCACCAGCTCCAAGCGCCAGGAAGCCGTCAGGCAGGGCGTCGACAGGCCCCATGGCGCCACCAAGAAGAGACCCAGGCTCACATCGTCTCCACCGAGGGGGTGGCACAGGCGTGATGAGGGACCAGCACAGGAGGAAGGTTTCAGTAGCTTAAGGTTTCCAACGCCGCTCTGCATGTGGCCTTTCTCCTTGATGAGGGTTCTGTACGGTTTGAGACGCCAGATCAGCTGCAATATGGTTTCGAAGACAAAAGGTTGGCATGCTTCTACTCTAAACTTCTGACAAAAGTATAGGTTAAGAATTACGACTGTCAGACCTACCACATGATGTTCTTTGAATAAGGTAGCATGTGAACTCTCTATCCAAGGCGACACTACCAAAAAGGCCGGGATTAATTTTTGTAATGGATCTAGTTTCTTCAGAAAAGTTTCATAGATCTGTCAGCACAACACCAGAAAAGTACAAAAACCAGTGGGCAGGCACTTAAAAGGCTAACTAAACGTCTACacgttgaaaaaaatataaatattaaacacgATAATATCAataataaatttaaaatattgaGATATGTATACACCATTAATGAATAAATATGTTGGAAGAATATTGAGATATGGATACACTATTAGGGTGAATAAATATGTTGAGAGCGATGAAATTTAAAAAAGAGGAGATGATTATCCgctaattatttatttttattagtaaaaatgGTCACATATCCGTAGCCGGTAACAAGAAGGAAAGGCTAGAGGACGAGGTTAGATAACAAAAGTGGATAaatctatctattatcttaatatttgagagaaaaaagagcCACCATATTTGCTTTCAACGCCaaaaaattaccacattaatataaaatagaaaaagatcTCGACCGCTTATTAGTATGAACATCTAATTGTCTAAATTAAACCaaagagttcatatcaaatataattaataaatagctaaatttgaaattaaaagatataaaaattagcagttcgatttCTATATgatttgggaagcaaaatatctaattaaagaatccaaataaattaaatttattaataattaaaattagagtgagaatagaaaaagaaggatacatatcaaatatagtcttagaaaaaattaaattattataaaaaccaaatacctaaataaagagtccataaAATACacttaatcaatagctaaaattcataataaaaatttaattttttaataagataatagattaagaaataTTGTATAGCTCAAGGTCGTCGCAAGAGATAGGTAGTCGTCAAAGCACAACACGGAAGCAAGGCAAATATATTCTGATTTTAATTAGACTGGCTACATTTAACGCACGATTTTGAtaattgatcaaaatatatatgagAACCAATATATGTATACAATTCGAGCACAAAtttagagcataaataattttctcttacaCTAACAtctttttttatctattattataatatatatgtTTTGTAAGTAAATGGCACTAACCTCGTATAAAAACTAAAGAGCCTAATTTTTAATTGAAGGTTATCGTAATAAAAATTTGCAGCGATACTAGCCACGCTATTAGCGTGGCCACTTTGatagttatattattatttgagagaaaaatggagctaccatgTTCGTTTTTAAggtcacaaaattaccatatcaatcgaaaaaatataaaccacttattattataaacatctaatggtctagattaaactaaatagactatatcaaatacgattaataaatacataaagTCAAAAATCAAAGAGCCCATATAAAATACGATTAACAAATActtaaatttggaattaaaatttaTAGGAATTTAGTAGTTCGATTTTCATACAGTTtggaaacaaaatatctaaataaagagtccaaataaaataaaataaataataattaaaatcagaATTAGAATAGAAAAATGACAATCCATATCAAacatagtcttataaaaaatcaaatacctaaataaagagtccatgtaaaatgcaattaatcaataactaaaatttataataaaataataaaaaaagttcAATATTCTTACCaagataatatattaagaagcACAATATAGCTCAAGATCGTCACATCAAGCAGTTCATAGCTAAGGCACAACACGCATATAATGCAAACTGATTTTGATTTGGTTAGATTGTTTACAATTGACGTACGATTTTAAcagttgacaaaaaaaaaaagaattgaacAAGCAAGTGTATACGATTCGGTTACAAGTTTGAAGCAtacataattttctttttcattaatatattttttatttttttctattaattTTCTATGCTTTGTAACTAAATAACACACTACTTTtcaataaaaattattaaaaaatattataataagcTTAGACATATTATTAAACTAAGACATTTATTAATTATTCGAATTTGAGGGGTTTTAGTTAAATCGGAGGAGGGTACGGGAGGGTGGTGCGAGAACCTCGTGTTTATATGAGAGTATTAAAAtatcagaataaaaaatcagtccAACACGCATCCCACTGTCACAGGAATCAGATCCAACCAAACGCACGACGAGACGTACACAACTTTCGAACTGTAGCGCAGGAAGATCTTGTCGTTTTCGGCCCGTTGCTCCTCGTCCTGGGCAccttagctgctgctgctgctgccatcGGAGCCTTCCCCCCTGCCGTTTCCAACCTCGACGCCCCACACGCGCGCCTCGCGCCACCGTCACATCCGTGTGGGCCAAGACACGCTTGATCCCACCAGCAGTGTCACACTAATAACCGTCCCTGTCCCTGTCCGGGGAGTAGATCGTTACTAAACCCATCGCCATCGACCACCACGGCATCACTCCCCTCTGCTTGTGTCAGTTGCGAGTGGCGGCAACGGCGGAGTGCAGCGGAGTGGCCGAGGCGATGGCTCCGAGGGATCCGaaagacggcggcggcggcgcggtggaTTCGGAGGTTGACATCGAGGCCCCGCTCATCTCCTCCAGCTCCTCGTTCTTCGTGGACCCGGCGTACGAGGACGGCGGCGAAGGAGAGGGCGACGAGGAgcagcgccggcggcggcggcggtcccTCCTCGGCGGCCGCTCGCAGTCCAACACCACCTCCCAGGTCGCGCTCGTCGGTGCCGAAGTCTGCCCCATCGAGAGCCTCGACTACGAGTGCGGCCCCTGCACCCAGCCTCCCCAATCTCACGGGTTTCGCTTGCTTCCGCTTGGCCTTGACTAGATCGATCGATGCGGATTCTGATTGTGCTGTGCGCGTGCAGGCTGATCGAAAACGACGTGTTCAAGCAGGACTGGAGGGCGCGGGGGCGGGGCCACATCCTGCGCTACGTGGCGCTCAAGTGGGCACTCTGCTTCCTCGCTGGCGCGctcgccgccgcagccggcTTCGTCGCCAATCTGGGCGTCGAGAACGTCGCCGGCGCTAAGTTCGTCGTCACCTCCAACCTCATGCTCGAGGGCAAGTAAGCAGCACCAGCAGAGACTTTCTAACACTGAGTCGATTGGAATTCAGGTGTGGATTTGAGCATTGAGCTTCCAGTGTTGACTCAAAAATTAATTTGGTCAGACACGGGTCGGCCTTTGCGGTGTTCCTTGCGTCCAACTTTGCGCTCACAATGTTAGCGGCGGTGCTGACGGTGTAtgtggcgccggcggcggccggaTCAGGCATCCCGGAGGTGAAAGCCTACCTGAACGGTGTCGACGCCCCCAACATATTCTCTCTGAAAACTCTGATAGTGAAGGTACTAGTTCCTCTCTCTTTCGTTTGTACGATTTCACGGAAAAAAATTGTCATTTGTATTTTAGTGTGACACCATGCATTGTTAACGGCCGGCACTTGGCACTGTAGCAGAGGTATTTCTAGCCTGCATGTAGGACACTTTTATTGGTTCTGCTGTGGTCCTGTTTCTATTGTACGTCATCGTGCTGCTGAAGTGAAATTCAAGATCATATTAGAAATGGTTTACATAAGTTGGGGTGGTGAACATGATCGGGTTTGTACGGGCTAGGAACTTACGGTACAGTTGTGAGTTAGTCATGGAAGAGTTGGAATGTATAATATAAGTTGGATATTTCTATTGCACCCTGCTGTGAAATCCATGTTCGTGTATCCCAGAATATATTTGATTTTCACCTTGGAACCATTCTGTCTGACATGCATGGTTTGTAACTTCAAAATTTACAAATCTTATTCCAGATTTCAGTTTTCCTCATTCCATGTCATACACTGTGGCCAGTGTTTGTTACGCTAATTTATGGTGATTTTTTAGGGGAAATGCCGAAGGCATCTGGGAATTGTGGGCTTGCGATATGATAGCATAGTTTCTTAGAGTAATTTTGATGCATTTAAGTAAGCTTTATTTGGAACATGAGCATTCCTTTAATCTGCCTGACTCAACCATTTTGATGAAAAGCGAACATAATGTAGAGAGCATTTCTGGCTTGAAAAAAGTGTTTATCTGCCATAGAGAGAAGTGCTGAAGTGTACAATGGAGTGCACTTAGGCCTTTCCTCTTAATTAGATTACGATCTAGTAACTCTATTTTGATAGGAAGTGATTGCATTTGCTAAGATTTATAAAGTCGATTTATCCTTTTTGTTGCAGCTTCTTTTAAGTTTGGACTGAAGTGACTACATCATTTGGTTGACTAGACAGGTTCTTAGTTTGTGAAAAGGAATTCAATTTTGTCAGTTCAACTTGTTTCGCAATACTAGATAACTTAGTGTTGCCTACTTGCCTTCCTCCTCTGTTAAATATCTGAATTCATATTTGCTTGTTTTGAGCAGGTTGTGGGATGCATTGCTGCAGTATCATCATCACTGCATGTGGGCAAAGCTGGGCCATTGGTACACACAGGTGCATGCATTGCATCAATACTTGGGCAAGGTGGGTCACGTAAATATCACATGACATGTAAATGGTTAAGGTACTTCAAGAATGATAGGGATCGGAGGGACCTTGTTACTTGTGGCGCTGCTGCTGGTATTGCTGCTGCTTTCCGGGCACCGGCTGGTGGAGTCCTTTTTGCCCTGGAAACAGTATCTTcatggtaaattatttgaaaatgCATTTGATGAGGTCTTTATGtaattatctttttattacTATCGCGGAGCAAAAAAACCCTTAAAAGGAATAAAATATTTAGAGGCTTCTGCAAAATTGTATCCTTCGTAGACAAAGTTTTGTGTAAACTATACAAGttgttagggttttagtggaAGCATCACCAAGATCATCAAGctaagcacaagatcaacacacaagataCGATGTTTTTTAACGAGGTTTGACCAAATTGtctacatcctcggggcatgaTTCCGGGCGTTCCTCCCCAACTGTTTCAGTCTTCCCCCTAGTTACAACGGTGATGCTTTTTACTTAAATGCCCGGAATTAGGAATTCGACTACAATTCTAATCCTAGTtccacccaattacaactcaattCTATCTGTAACCTATTATGTACACAtattccaacataagcaattagaacatctttttcttttatttgcagGTGGAGGAGTGCCCTACTATGGCGAGCCTTTTTCACAACAGCAATGGTGGCTGTTGTGCTTAGGGCATTGATAGACTTCTGTAAAAGTGGCAAGTGtggcttatttgggaaaggtggCCTTATAATGTTTGATGTGACGGCAAATTATGTCACCTACCATTTGGTCGATTTACCTCCGGTAATCACTCTAGGGGTTCTTGGAGGAATACTGGGGAGTTTGTACAACTTTTTCCTGGACAAGGTTCTCCGTCTCTACAACCTTATCAACGAGTATGTACTGATGTTACCTTAATCTTAAATGATCCCCACTTCTGTAGTTTGAACTGTACACAGTCCATTTTGTTTAAGCTTTAATATCCCTAAATACGTCACTTTCACTGTTGTCTTCTATCAATTAAAAACCATAACTAAAACTGTTaataaaaattgcaatgtgcatcTACTGAACCATTTATAAGTACTTGATTGCAGTTATCAATTAGACTCTTATATCCATTTGAAGTCAAACATTTTCAATATCTTCTTGCCTAAAGTCTTTTATTTACTTTCAGGAAAGGAAAAACATACAAACTGCTCCTGGCTGCAACAGTCACTGTTTGTACATCCTGTTGTCTCTTTGGATTGCCGTGGATTGCTTCTTGCAAAACTTGTCCAGCTGACACAGAAGAAGCTTGTCCATCAATTGGTCGATCTGGTAATTTCAAGAAGTTCCAATGTGCAATGAATGAATACAATGACTTGGCTAGCCTGTTCTTCAACACCAATGACGACACTATTAGAAACCTCTACAGTGCTGGCACTGATGATGAATTCCACATCTCTTCAATCCTCGTGTTCTTTGTTGCATCGTATTTTCTGGGCATTTTCAGCTATGGCCTTGCTTTACCATCTGGCCTTTTTGTGCCAGTTATTTTAACTGGTGCCGCTTATGGCCGTCTGGTAGGCATGTTGATTGGGTCACAATCAACTTTAGACCATGGTCTTTTTGCTGTTCTTGGCTCTGCTGCTCTTCTAGGTGGATCAATGAGAATGACCGTCTCAGTTTGTGTTGTCATCCTAGAACTGACCAATAATCTGCTTATGCTTCCTCTGGTTATGCTTGTCCTTCTCATATCAAAGGTGGTGGCAGATGCTTTTAACGCAAACGTCTATGATTTGCTTGTTAGATTGAAAGGGTTTCCTCATCTTGAAGGGTATGCTGAACCCTACATGAGGCAGTTGTCAGTCAGTGATATTGTAACTGGTCCTCTACAGACATTCAGTGGCATAGAGAAGGTTGGCCATATAGTGCATGTCTTGAAGACAACTGGTCATAATGGTTTCCCTGTAGTTGATGAGCCACCATTTTCAGATACTCCTGCGTTATATGGTCTAATTCTTCGGGACCACCTGCTTGTTCTATTGAGAAAAAAAGATCTCATCTGTACTTGCACAACTTCTACACTGAATGCTTCAAAGCATTTCTCACACGACGAGTTTGCTAAACGTGGCTCAGGAAAACATGACAGGATTGAGGACATTGAATTAAGTGCAGAAGAATTGGAAATGTTTGTAGACTTGCATCCATTCACAAACACATCCCCTTATACCGTCCTTGAGACTATGTCTTCGGCTAAGGCACTTATACTTTTCCGTGAACTTGGATTGAGACACCTTTTGGTTCTACCAAAATCCTCTAAGGTTAGTGATGCTATTTGCACTTCATTTACTTTATTGTTTGATGGCTATTTTCAGGATTCTATTGTGTATTTCTTTTTCATGCTTATGTTGATAAGCTAGGCAGCACCGATACAGATACGGGGATACGTTATTTTTCCAGGAAACCCAATACGCGGATacattttactttttttttaacagtaATAAGTTTGGAGTGCATGTTTAGATTATTAATCATTCAGATGCTACTATTGCCAACATGTCCTATCAATCCAAAGCATATGTTTAGATTTAACTCATCAGTAATTTGCATATAAGATGATAAAAGGTAGTTTAAATTATGCAATATCAACACTAATTTCCTTTGTCATCTTCACAACATGCAAAACTATTTCCACTCCATGTGAATAATAACCACTAGCCAATTTTGTTAACCAATTAACCTGAAAAGGGAGAAAGCCAGAGAGGAACTCACCGCCACGATGGCTGAGGGCAGCGTGCTGGTATGCGGGCATCTCTGCGAGGAGGCATGTGAAACTGCTGGCGGCGGCTGGTGTGCAGGACTGCAGGCGATTTTGTTAGGTCATGTAGGCACAAATGGGCTGAGACGTATCCCCGAAGTATCGGAGAAGTATCCAATTGTGTACTCGaaatttacataattatttttttcggGTATTTGCCGGATACGTATCCAGCGAGTATCGATATCGGATATTGTATCCAATTCGGATACGGTGCCTTCTTGAAGTATAGATGTTTCAGAGCTGATAAGTCTAGCTCCTTCGTTGCAATTTTGAGCCCCTTGTTAGCAGCAAGTATTGTTGCTAACCACGATGATTACTTTAGATTGACAATGATGTGTAACTACACGAATCACACGATTTTCATTTATATTTCTTACTAGTAGCATTTTCTTCTATAGCACACAATTCAGTAGTAAGAATTGCAATTAGTTCTCATGATTATCACTGCTAAAGTTTGTGCCGCTTAATTCTGTTAAATGCAGAGGGCACCTGTTGTTGGCATACTGACAAGGCACGATTTCATGCCCGAACATATATTGGGTCTTCATCCTTTCCTCTTCAAGAGCAGATGGAAGAAGGTGCGACTTGGCAAGTTAAAAGTCACCAACATATTTTGAAGTTTGCTAGTAACTGATGATTTGGGGAAGTCGCAGAAGGATCATTGAATTAGTTTTGCATCTCTGCTGTTTTACTCCAaactcgtcgagacgaaccatGCTATTCTGCAGAGAATAATCATATGAAAGGATCATGTAGAATTACCTTTGA harbors:
- the LOC133889286 gene encoding putative chloride channel-like protein CLC-g isoform X2, whose protein sequence is MAPRDPKDGGGGAVDSEVDIEAPLISSSSSFFVDPAYEDGGEGEGDEEQRRRRRRSLLGGRSQSNTTSQVALVGAEVCPIESLDYELIENDVFKQDWRARGRGHILRYVALKWALCFLAGALAAAAGFVANLGVENVAGAKFVVTSNLMLEGKHGSAFAVFLASNFALTMLAAVLTVYVAPAAAGSGIPEVKAYLNGVDAPNIFSLKTLIVKVVGCIAAVSSSLHVGKAGPLVHTGACIASILGQGGSRKYHMTCKWLRYFKNDRDRRDLVTCGAAAGIAAAFRAPAGGVLFALETVSSWWRSALLWRAFFTTAMVAVVLRALIDFCKSGKCGLFGKGGLIMFDVTANYVTYHLVDLPPVITLGVLGGILGSLYNFFLDKVLRLYNLINEKGKTYKLLLAATVTVCTSCCLFGLPWIASCKTCPADTEEACPSIGRSGNFKKFQCAMNEYNDLASLFFNTNDDTIRNLYSAGTDDEFHISSILVFFVASYFLGIFSYGLALPSGLFVPVILTGAAYGRLVGMLIGSQSTLDHGLFAVLGSAALLGGSMRMTVSVCVVILELTNNLLMLPLVMLVLLISKVVADAFNANVYDLLVRLKGFPHLEGYAEPYMRQLSVSDIVTGPLQTFSGIEKVGHIVHVLKTTGHNGFPVVDEPPFSDTPALYGLILRDHLLVLLRKKDLICTCTTSTLNASKHFSHDEFAKRGSGKHDRIEDIELSAEELEMFVDLHPFTNTSPYTVLETMSSAKALILFRELGLRHLLVLPKSSKMEEGATWQVKSHQHILKFASN
- the LOC133889286 gene encoding putative chloride channel-like protein CLC-g isoform X1, with the translated sequence MAPRDPKDGGGGAVDSEVDIEAPLISSSSSFFVDPAYEDGGEGEGDEEQRRRRRRSLLGGRSQSNTTSQVALVGAEVCPIESLDYELIENDVFKQDWRARGRGHILRYVALKWALCFLAGALAAAAGFVANLGVENVAGAKFVVTSNLMLEGKHGSAFAVFLASNFALTMLAAVLTVYVAPAAAGSGIPEVKAYLNGVDAPNIFSLKTLIVKVVGCIAAVSSSLHVGKAGPLVHTGACIASILGQGGSRKYHMTCKWLRYFKNDRDRRDLVTCGAAAGIAAAFRAPAGGVLFALETVSSWWRSALLWRAFFTTAMVAVVLRALIDFCKSGKCGLFGKGGLIMFDVTANYVTYHLVDLPPVITLGVLGGILGSLYNFFLDKVLRLYNLINEKGKTYKLLLAATVTVCTSCCLFGLPWIASCKTCPADTEEACPSIGRSGNFKKFQCAMNEYNDLASLFFNTNDDTIRNLYSAGTDDEFHISSILVFFVASYFLGIFSYGLALPSGLFVPVILTGAAYGRLVGMLIGSQSTLDHGLFAVLGSAALLGGSMRMTVSVCVVILELTNNLLMLPLVMLVLLISKVVADAFNANVYDLLVRLKGFPHLEGYAEPYMRQLSVSDIVTGPLQTFSGIEKVGHIVHVLKTTGHNGFPVVDEPPFSDTPALYGLILRDHLLVLLRKKDLICTCTTSTLNASKHFSHDEFAKRGSGKHDRIEDIELSAEELEMFVDLHPFTNTSPYTVLETMSSAKALILFRELGLRHLLVLPKSSKRAPVVGILTRHDFMPEHILGLHPFLFKSRWKKVRLGKLKVTNIF